taggcaggatGTAAATGTTCGTTCTAGTGGAACTTTAAATGGCGATCTTAAACATAATAAAACTAAGGTATAAATCATAagaaattttgttcaaatggcCAGGGAGAAAAAGTTCGGATGTTTTTTTGGACTTTCTTGTCCGTGCCAAATGAAGCGAAATTCGTGCACTATAGAAAACATACTACACAACATAGTTCAGTCATGTCTATTCACgtgatataaatgaaatattcatgaaggAAAAATCACCAAAATTATACAGTAAGAAGCATATGTGTTTATCTTCCCGAACCTACCTACTACACccaaccaggccacaaaaacatcaaatatttaaaacaagagACTTACCAATAAATCTGCTCACCCCTAACAGTGATCGATACCCGCGGAGTCTGGACCTCTACAGTACTGGAGCCCCTTCCTCACATCCGTGGGAACCTACAAAGCAGTATTGATTTATTCTTGGAACACGAAGATAGTTCTTAGAAACTCCCAAGTTAGTTTTCAAATCAGGAAACTGCGTCAGTAATTGGCTTATTTCTGCAGCGGACTCTCTGAGACTCAAACATTTCACGAGTTCATTAATTctacaaaaaaatattgattacaAATTCAGATTGTAATATGGCATTAAAATGTTAATCACAGAAAATGCGTCATGGTACATTGGATACTTTTCTTTCGTGAATATcgatacattttgattataaatgtattgtactGTATCCGTTATATAACCCCTTGCACAACTCATAcacaacattttatattgtatatcaatacCTGTAATCAGCGCGGATAATTGGTATATGATACATCGATACTGCATTATATACTTGATGCATGTGCTATTTCGAGCACGTGTCGCTCTTGCTATTGCCGACATTCTATAGATAGCTTACAATGTATGCTAATTGATCGCACAAGGCAGGTGCTACCTCTACATTACTGATGTTAGGGAAGCGGAGCTCTTAAGATAACTAGACTTAACTCCCTTTACAGTAGGCAGCCGATATAGGCAAATTACAAGAATATATAGCTGTGTagcatgtacagtatacgtCACAATGAGTAATATTGGTACCGTTCTTAGGTTTATAACAATATCAGTCTATATGAGTTAAAACATTGAGAGTTATTTCTGgtctttgtatatttataccaAAAATACATAGGTTTGGCGTCAGGCGATCGTTCGCTACTATCTTACACAGACATTGCTGGTCATTAGCATATATTTCGTGTCCTAACAGTTTACATAGAAGTGAAATTGAAAATGACCTCCGGTGATCGGCATGATGGAAATTTGAAACACGATCAATGTTCGGTCGACGTAAAAATCATTGCGACATTGAAACAAAATTCTTGATGTTATAAATGAAACATATTTAcgttattgaaaatatattccttatttgatacttttgtttgtatataatttaaaaaaaaaacaacaacaaaaaaacagaagTTACGGAGGCAGGCTGATAGAAAACAATATTAGAGGTCATTCTGTTTACCATTTACGTTCTTACGCCAAAAGGTGACGAACTTGTCCAAATAATGTCGGTCGATAGCTGTAGATAAACTTGTTGGTCAATACAAGGATGTTTCTAAACGATTCCACTTTAGACCTAACTCAAGAGATTGACCTACATGATATGATATGTATTAGGGTCAAGGCCAGGTGTGGTACTATCTCGGTCGGACGTAACAACGACTTGTCCAGTATATTGACAATTTTAAATTGAAGCGAAATGTTGCTTAGCATTGCCGTATGGGGGATTTTGCTGGTTTATGTAAATGGTAAATATGAAATTTCGAAATCTCAATGAAACCATTGCTTgctgatttatataaatgaaaagcATGACGTTTCATAATCTCAATAATAACATTAcaagtttatataaatacaatatgaaATTGCTTATTCTCAATAGTAAATTGGCGTTGTTTAACCTCAATAGTTAATATGACTTTGCTTACTctcaataataaatatgacATTGGTTACTTTCTCTCGATGGTAAAAATGACATGTTTTACTCCCAATAGTAAATGTGACATTGCTAACCCTCAATGTTAAATATGACATTACTTATTCTTAATAGTAAATTTGTCATCGCTTACTCTCAATAGTAAATATGACATTGCTTACTTACtctaaatggaaaaaaaatcaatacattgCTTAACCTCTATGGTAAAtatgacattgtttattttaatagGAAATTTGTCATTGTTTACTCTCAATGGTAAATGTGACATCGCTAACTCTAAATGGTCAATTTGCCACATTTACCATTGAGAGTAAGCAATGTCACATTTACAATTCAGAGTAAGCAATGTCATATTTACAATTCAGAGTAAGCAATGTCATATTTACAATTCAGAGTAAGCAATGTCATATTTACAATTCAGAGTAAGCAATGTCATATTTACAATTCAGAGTAAGCAATGTCATATTTACAATTCAGAGTAAGCAATGTCACATTTACAATTCAGAGTAAGCAATGATAAATAAACGGCATCGCTTACTctcaatatcaaatatgaaatggCTTCATTGTATCGACGTAATAATGTAGGAAATGATGTGTTATATCTTTAGCACAGTCCACCTGTCCCGAAGGCTGGGTGAGTAATTTAGAGGCATGCTACCACATTAGCAGGGACACGGAGGAATGGATGATGGCCGAGGTAATTATAAGTAACCACACTTTACATATCTAAACAGAATAGAACTTTATGAAACACTCAGATTGACACTTACTGTACATGAGAATCATCggaatatatacaaatgtttaacaataaacaaaaggTAGCCCAGATATACTTAACACAGAGACTGGACTATTAGCATAATAAAATCGAGAAAATAGTATAGTATAGCaataataaatacttacatCTTTcctggcaaaaaaaaaaaaaaaaaaaaattgcatcttaaaacatattttttggtATTCATCACTAATATGTTGTTTATCGCATAATACGCATACACGTTCTTCCCTAGGAACGTTTTCCCATTTTCCGGTTTCAATAGAAGGTCGGTGATTTGAGACCGTTAGGTAAAATTAAAAGATAAGACTCTACACTTATATCTACTATTTTTAAACATAATAACATACATTCTTACCAAAATATAAGTATGCCTTAGTTGTGAAACTGGTTTTTCAGACTTTCTAGGATAGCACGAAGGAAGTTCTTGGAATATTGACTACTATTGTTTTGAGACAGCCTTGCGCaactgtttttgtgtttttttttatgaaaattgcCTCCGACAAAATCGACCCATTGATGGTTATGAGAACTATTAATATGTCCAGCCAATCAGGCATTGCACATTTAGTAAGATAACTTGAATCTATTACCACTCATTAGCCGAAGCCAAAAAATAATTATACGACTCTTACTAAGAAAAATTAGAGGGAATTCTTCATATTCGCCATTGAACATATTTTATGGTGTATTTTCTAACATTAATTAGAAACTCCCTGTGCATTTTATCGATGATAGAATAGTTCTTATAGCCCCAAATGAACACTGtcatataacaatacaggtgAAATTGTCTTGTCAATTAGTTTGCTCTCATTGTCCATTGGCAAATTTAAATTGTGAATCGTTTTTAACTAAAACATTGCTTTGGTAGCTTGATCTTTAATACGTATCTTAGCCAATGATAAAGAATATCGTTTCATACAAAATCAGTCCAAGGTACTGTATTTATAGCAATCAGAAACCGTAACAGTTTTATCAAACAACATTGATGTATTTACTGATAATTTCCAACCGAAGACATCGTTAACTTCGCCATATTGTGACAGCTTTGCTGCCGATGATATTACTACGCACATCTTTCTAAATTGTACATTGGTATAAAGTATAGTTTATTGACcataaaatatttgcattaaaGTAATAAGGCATTAgaagtttggtttattttactttatattattaTCTTCGTATCCACAGGCGGAAcgatatatcatatttatattgttatacatgtaggacgttaaaccaaataaaccaaacaatatatcatatttctattgttaataggacgttaaacaaataaacaaaactataTATTCTTTTGTGGAATAAGAAATGAAGGCATGCAGTGTCCCATTGGAGAGGAAGGGGTGTGTAAACATATGTAAACCTCTAGATTGGCAGTGGCTACGTCAGTAGCTGGTACAACGGACGATAAGCGTGACCGTGTGGTTACCGGGCTCCAAAATCCTATAGTTGAGCCAGACATTGTTTAAGATCATTTCGGTTAGGTGATCAGGAAACGGTTCGGTTGGGAGGATTGCCGGAGGGAGGAGGCAATATCACAGTAGTTACCTTACCTTAGCACCCATGAAGGATATGCGTATTTCATGATGTCTGAATGGATGGATGGTTTTGACGATGCAGTGTGTACGACTTTCTGGGTGTCCTTATTTGATCTTCCGATGACTGTTTTAGTGGAGTTGACGGTCTCGGCCTTCTCGAGACAGTCATCATGGCTAAAGATACCTGGCTCCTTAAAGTGGGAGACGTTCGAGTTTGATGTAGTACTGCTTGCGGTGAATGGCCTGTGGTCTATTGCGACTCAAACATTGTGGAAATAAGATTTGTTTGATGCTGATGAGGAAGGGATGGTGAACCTGCGGTTGTTATCCATGATCGATGAGCAGACGGCAGTGACATGTCTTCCGGGTCTATGCAGATGTCGAAGCTGTGCTGAGCTGGAGCTGTTCCTTCTTCATAGACAACCCTGCAGGAGGCCGGCTGGCATGCTTGAGGCTCCACCAATAccatataatttttatattgttGGTTCCTTCTGGAATCGAATGTGTTTGCGTGGTGACGCTGTTTACAGTGGTGAAGGGATCGCTGATGGTACATCGGACGGACGGAGAACAGAGTTACTCTGCTGAATGAGGGTCGGTGTCCCGTCGGTCGTTCTCGTATAGACCGGAACTGGTGTCGACTTCACAGGTGGCTATGTTACAGTGTACCCTTTACCTCATCCGTGGCGGATGCGCCGTGAGAGGGAAGTCGTTTGTTGTGGCTGACACTAGGTACTTTGTGGATGGTTTAACGCGTCCTTCGCCATGTCCATCCTCAAGGCTGTGTATCCCATGATGGCCTCGGACTTGTCAGGTGCGTTCGGGATGATGGTAGTCTATCGACGATGTGCGTTTTTATGAATCCCGCTGATCAGAGGGACAGCACCCAAGCTGATGATCTCGGTTTGGCAGTGCTACACAGATCACGTCCTATGGGGAATCGGAGAGAAATACGCGTGCTGGGAAATGTTGTCGGATGGTCTGCATTCCTGCAGAGGACTTTTTATTGGTTGGATGGTTGCCCTGCCTGTTTCCCGTGCTGTGCAGATACATAGTTACCTGTCGGTTGTGGGTCGACTGTTCGGGGACGCCATCCGAGGTTCGGCGAGATGCTCAGTCGGCTCAATCTTTGCTGATATGGGTCGACTCTCTGCTATGTTCCTGCTACGAGTGAGGTTGATACGTTTTTGAAGTTTGTCATGCAATGACACTGGGGTTGACCGCATTGTTTCGATTCAGCTGCAGATGTTGATGCTAGTACTTTAGAAAGCAAACTCTATGTTTGCAGTCATAAGGCGATCTTTTCAATTTCTAATCGAACATAATTTTTCGCTATTATACAAAACGCTAGTACGAGTTCATCTTGAATATGCAAATACTGTATGGCATCCCTTCAACCTTAAACATATCGATATGATTGAGGCAGTGCAAAGAGGAGGGCTACGAAACAGATACCTGAATTCCGCGAGTTATCATATCCGGATCGACTAAAGAAGCTCAAATTGCAAACTCTTAGCTACAGAAGACAAAGATGAGACATGATTACATGATATAAGATAACACACAGTATTTACGATGATTGTGCAACGGAATTTGTCAAGATGTGGAAAGACGACCTCACAAAGACAGGGAATAAGAGGTCACACGTTGAAATTGTTTCCACAACATTCTAGAATAGATGTTCGCAAGAACTTCTTCGCCTTGCGCATTGTAAACATATGGAACAATCTTCCTGAAGATGTAGTTTTAGCGCCAAatgtaattacatttaaaaatagaCTGGATAAGCACTGGGAGAACCAGGAACTCCTATACAATTATAAATCTGAGTTACATTAATAATACGAGTAATGtcataattatcaatatttaaatttcatgtttttgaGACCGATGAAGAGGATCTTGTTTGATCCTGTATCGGAAAATAAACTTAACTTAACTTAACTTAACTTAATAGCAATATAGATATcgaatatataacattatatattcgGTCATCTTTCACAATAGTActttgaaatatacattgttttcttattgtgctatttacatgtactgttaaATGAAAAATTGCTATCTTCATATACTATGACAcgatacattgttttatatgcATTGCTTGTTTATGCTTTTCATGTACTATGACACCATACATTGTTTTTGATACATTATTTGTTTATgcactatttacatgtactatgCCACgatgcaatgtacatgtacttttcatGTATTTGTAAATTCTTTGCAATTTTTCAGGATATGTGTAAACTATATGGTGCATCTTTGGTGTCTATTGAAACTCCTAATGAGGACCTCTTCCTCTCTGACTATCTTCGGAACCATACTGACGGTTTGTGGCTATAAATAGTAACTTCGTCTTGTAGTACTGCACCCGTATGCTTTGTAAATACagaattactttttttttttatactttaaGGCCTATTGACAGTTTAAGTCAACCGAACCCCATCATTTAAACAATAACTCATTTGAACTTACATGAAATAAATCTTAGAATTCAAAAACATCACAATCTCTTACtgaataaacagaaaaaaaaatgtacagcTTTGTATATTTTAAGTTGTCATATATTTGCTGTCAGTGTACACGAGCCATGAGTTCTGGATAGGACTGTCAGATTGGGAGTTGGAGGGCAACTTTATTTGGGTTCCCGAACGTTTGACGCCTTTGTACAAAAACTGGGGCCCCGGAGAACCTGATAATGATCACTTAGACCAACATTGTACCGTCATCAACACCCGTGAACACTACCAGTGGTACGACCGCACGTGTAACCAAAAGTACGGCTACATCTGTGAAAAAACGTAAGTGATCCCTAACGTTACCACCGCCATGTTTTGTGTGGTTTAATGCAATAAGCCGCttgatgataattttttttatatatgtgttgtcTCATCTATCGTTTTTTTTATGATTCTGTACATCAAATTAATGGCGCCAGCTGGAGATACATGTAACTTCTTTGTTCTgtctgtttttttctgtttatagCTATACCACTTCCATGCATCCCAACTTTTGTAAAAGTAAAAGCGTACTTGTATTAGGCAACATGTACCAAATgaaacaatttattttgaaaataccTTTACCTTCACAAAATATGGCCTGACGACATCATGTTTCGCGTAACCAGATA
This DNA window, taken from Pecten maximus chromosome 3, xPecMax1.1, whole genome shotgun sequence, encodes the following:
- the LOC117324234 gene encoding perlucin-like protein, which gives rise to MLLSIAVWGILLVYVNAQSTCPEGWVSNLEACYHISRDTEEWMMAEDMCKLYGASLVSIETPNEDLFLSDYLRNHTDVYTSHEFWIGLSDWELEGNFIWVPERLTPLYKNWGPGEPDNDHLDQHCTVINTREHYQWYDRTCNQKYGYICEKTTDPGIIIG